Proteins found in one Campylobacter canadensis genomic segment:
- a CDS encoding CstA-like transporter-associated (seleno)protein produces MKKQLRDFFYALLNAPNYPLYLEHFKKHHPNKEPLSKKEFYLEHINKKNIKC; encoded by the coding sequence ATGAAAAAGCAGCTTCGTGATTTTTTCTATGCTCTTTTAAATGCTCCTAATTATCCTTTATATTTGGAGCATTTTAAAAAACACCATCCAAACAAAGAGCCTTTGAGTAAAAAAGAATTTTATCTTGAACATATAAATAAAAAAAACATAAAATGCTGA